Proteins from a genomic interval of Campylobacter concisus:
- a CDS encoding hydrogenase 3 maturation endopeptidase HyCI, producing MKKAILCIGNPMRGDDDVGNEVGRIVEHELKEWKVFFGQDVPENEFSAIREFAPDILIVVDAMSGFDEDKIEFFDLSDDRDYIYSTHNLPTPVLLSYLRKICPKTLFLGISVLLENVLNFEEGLSEQAKKSARKAFLRIVEIDKNLVG from the coding sequence ATGAAAAAAGCCATCCTTTGCATCGGTAATCCTATGCGTGGCGATGATGATGTGGGCAATGAAGTAGGTCGCATCGTGGAGCACGAGCTAAAAGAATGGAAGGTCTTTTTTGGGCAAGATGTGCCTGAGAATGAATTTTCAGCTATTAGAGAATTTGCACCTGATATCTTGATAGTAGTTGATGCGATGAGCGGCTTTGATGAGGATAAGATAGAGTTTTTCGACCTAAGTGACGATAGAGATTACATCTACTCAACTCACAACCTCCCAACGCCAGTGCTTTTAAGCTATTTGCGAAAAATTTGCCCAAAGACGCTTTTTTTAGGCATTAGCGTATTGCTCGAAAATGTCTTAAATTTTGAAGAAGGACTAAGCGAGCAGGCTAAAAAAAGTGCCAGAAAAGCTTTTTTAAGAATTGTAGAGATTGATAAAAATTTAGTCGGTTAA
- a CDS encoding hydrogenase 4 subunit F, translating to MDSLALILILPLLGALVLFLSPKNYAVLSGLHVLFSAATSVALLNNVLKVLSSGTFYSFDKFLFLDSLGCVFLVLIAVTGFIVNFYSIHYMRWELEDGHIHLSDLKKYYALSHVFIFTMTLSVICNNVAFMWAAIEATTLASVFLVAIHKDQKSTESGYKYIVLCSIGLAFALYATVLLYSATFSTLGDGEASMLFSGIMANAKNLNPDAAKLIFVFALIGFGTKAGLAPTHTWLPDVHAEGPAPISALLSGVLLKCAMLALLRYYAITAQAVGFSFVEGIMIVSGTITLFVAGFFLIRQHNVKRMFAYHSIVHMGVIAFALGVGGKFGLFAAIFHCLAHSFTKALAFCSTGNIARIYGHKDMSKMGGMVKIAPITTIMFGAAVCSLVGVPAFAIFVSEYNVFIGAITSGQYIAVALFAIALAVIFIADFAHFNMASFGEPKGVVVHNKEMSLLENLPLIALCALIIIFGVWHVDSFYTLVDNGVNIMMGALK from the coding sequence ATGGATAGTTTAGCTTTAATACTTATCTTACCGCTCCTTGGTGCTTTGGTCTTGTTTTTGAGTCCTAAAAATTATGCGGTATTAAGCGGACTTCACGTTTTGTTTTCTGCTGCGACATCGGTGGCTTTACTTAACAATGTTCTTAAAGTCTTAAGTAGCGGAACTTTTTATAGTTTTGATAAATTTTTGTTTTTAGATAGCTTGGGCTGTGTTTTCTTGGTGCTTATCGCTGTGACTGGATTTATAGTAAATTTCTACTCTATCCACTACATGAGATGGGAGCTTGAAGATGGACACATCCACTTAAGCGATCTTAAAAAATATTATGCACTAAGCCATGTATTTATCTTTACAATGACTTTAAGTGTTATTTGCAACAACGTTGCGTTTATGTGGGCAGCTATCGAGGCAACAACTCTTGCTTCTGTGTTTTTGGTCGCTATCCACAAAGATCAAAAATCAACAGAGAGTGGCTATAAATACATAGTTCTTTGCTCAATCGGTCTAGCATTTGCACTTTATGCGACTGTTCTTTTATACTCAGCCACATTTAGCACTCTAGGAGATGGCGAAGCTTCTATGCTATTTTCTGGAATAATGGCAAATGCTAAAAATTTAAACCCAGATGCGGCAAAACTTATCTTTGTATTTGCTCTAATTGGTTTTGGTACAAAAGCTGGTCTTGCTCCAACTCACACTTGGCTACCAGACGTTCACGCTGAAGGTCCAGCACCTATCTCAGCCTTGCTTTCAGGCGTACTTTTAAAATGTGCGATGCTAGCGCTCTTAAGATACTACGCTATCACAGCTCAAGCAGTTGGATTTAGCTTTGTTGAGGGCATAATGATCGTTTCAGGAACTATCACTCTTTTTGTAGCAGGATTTTTCCTAATAAGACAACACAACGTAAAAAGAATGTTTGCATATCACTCAATCGTTCACATGGGCGTTATCGCATTTGCACTTGGTGTTGGCGGTAAATTTGGTCTATTTGCAGCGATATTCCACTGCTTGGCTCACAGCTTTACAAAAGCTTTGGCATTTTGCTCAACAGGTAACATAGCAAGAATTTACGGCCACAAAGATATGAGTAAGATGGGCGGCATGGTTAAGATCGCACCGATCACCACTATAATGTTTGGCGCGGCTGTTTGCTCACTTGTTGGTGTTCCAGCATTTGCTATATTTGTTAGCGAGTATAACGTCTTTATAGGAGCTATCACAAGCGGTCAATACATCGCAGTTGCGCTATTTGCTATTGCGCTTGCAGTTATTTTCATAGCTGACTTTGCACACTTTAACATGGCAAGCTTTGGCGAGCCAAAAGGTGTGGTTGTTCATAATAAAGAGATGAGTTTGTTAGAGAATTTACCTCTTATAGCACTTTGTGCCCTTATCATAATCTTTGGCGTATGGCACGTAGATAGCTTTTATACGCTAGTAGATAACGGTGTTAATATAATGATGGGAGCTTTAAAATGA
- a CDS encoding hydrogenase large subunit — MRGDKFVEILKTKVKILEVTRQADDQITVLVDRNDLPLAVKTLYYDIGGFISTMIPNDERQINGSFALYYAISMEGSKLTEADDFAPEDKCFITVKTLIPGSDPTFPSVTPLVPACVWYEREAYDMFGLVAEGLPDKRRLVLSDDWPDGLHPLRKDAMDYRYRPDPVDHRDEPDSEFLFPTGDAVVDVPLGPLHITSDEPGHFRLFCDGDEIIDADYRLFYQHRGMEKLAENRMNYDQMGYLAERVCGICGYAHAIACIEAAEKAIKLEIPLRAQAIRVICLEIERLHSHLLNIGLACEVTGNYNAFMHIFRVREYSMELAQLVTGGRKTYGNVVMGGLRRDMTNQEIKKGIEIINKLDVQISEIWDAVMEDKRQIGRWKGVGILDRQIARDFSPVGPNMRGSGFKRDNRYDHPYDFFKQIEFEVAVEHGCDVFAREMVRYKELKSSIHIIRQCFELMPQTPIMIDPVTMIKPENFALGHDEAPRGENVHWIMQGSAQKVYRWRCRAATYNNWPSLRYQFRGNNISDAALIVCSLDPCYSCTERVTLVDVRTKKSKILTEKDLKKFCQDGGVSKKDLR; from the coding sequence ATGAGAGGCGATAAATTTGTTGAAATCCTAAAAACCAAGGTAAAAATTTTAGAAGTAACTCGTCAAGCAGACGATCAGATCACAGTTTTGGTTGATAGAAATGATCTTCCACTAGCTGTTAAAACACTTTATTATGATATCGGCGGCTTCATAAGCACTATGATACCAAATGATGAGCGCCAGATAAATGGCAGCTTTGCGCTTTACTATGCTATCTCAATGGAAGGTAGCAAGCTGACTGAGGCGGACGACTTTGCACCTGAGGATAAGTGCTTTATCACTGTTAAAACGCTTATTCCAGGAAGCGATCCGACATTTCCATCAGTTACTCCGCTAGTGCCAGCTTGTGTTTGGTACGAAAGAGAAGCTTATGATATGTTCGGCCTTGTAGCTGAAGGTTTACCTGATAAAAGGCGTCTAGTTTTAAGTGATGACTGGCCAGATGGACTTCATCCACTTAGAAAAGATGCGATGGATTATCGCTACCGCCCTGATCCAGTTGACCATAGAGATGAGCCTGATTCTGAGTTTTTGTTCCCAACAGGTGATGCAGTAGTTGATGTGCCACTTGGACCACTGCATATTACTTCAGATGAGCCAGGTCACTTTAGACTTTTCTGCGACGGCGACGAGATCATCGACGCTGACTACCGCCTCTTTTATCAACACCGCGGTATGGAAAAGCTAGCTGAAAACAGAATGAACTATGATCAAATGGGCTATCTTGCAGAGCGTGTTTGTGGAATTTGTGGTTATGCTCACGCCATTGCTTGTATCGAAGCAGCAGAAAAAGCTATCAAGCTTGAAATTCCACTAAGAGCTCAAGCTATACGTGTCATCTGTCTTGAGATCGAGCGTCTTCACAGCCACCTTTTAAATATCGGTCTAGCTTGTGAGGTCACTGGTAACTACAACGCTTTCATGCACATCTTTAGAGTTCGTGAGTACTCTATGGAGCTAGCTCAACTTGTAACTGGCGGACGTAAAACATACGGCAATGTCGTTATGGGTGGCTTAAGACGTGACATGACAAACCAAGAGATCAAAAAAGGCATCGAGATCATAAATAAACTTGACGTTCAAATTTCAGAAATTTGGGACGCAGTTATGGAGGATAAACGCCAAATCGGTCGCTGGAAAGGTGTGGGTATTTTAGACCGCCAAATAGCACGTGACTTTAGCCCAGTTGGTCCAAATATGAGAGGCTCTGGTTTTAAACGCGATAACCGCTACGATCACCCATACGACTTCTTTAAACAGATAGAATTTGAAGTAGCAGTTGAGCATGGTTGCGACGTTTTTGCTCGCGAGATGGTTAGATATAAAGAGTTAAAAAGCTCTATCCACATCATCCGCCAATGCTTTGAGCTAATGCCTCAAACTCCGATCATGATCGATCCTGTGACTATGATCAAACCTGAGAATTTTGCACTTGGTCATGATGAAGCACCACGTGGCGAGAATGTCCACTGGATCATGCAAGGAAGTGCTCAAAAAGTGTATCGCTGGAGATGTAGAGCAGCTACTTATAACAACTGGCCAAGCCTAAGATATCAATTTAGAGGAAACAACATAAGTGACGCAGCACTTATCGTTTGCTCACTTGACCCTTGCTACTCATGTACAGAGCGTGTTACATTAGTCGATGTAAGGACTAAAAAGAGCAAAATTTTAACAGAGAAAGACCTTAAAAAATTCTGTCAAGATGGCGGGGTTAGTAAAAAGGATTTAAGATGA
- a CDS encoding acyl-CoA thioesterase, which translates to MDILKDFGEPRIKQVMLPKDTNSAGNIFGGWIMSQIDLAGAQAAREISPERVVTISMKEIIFKQPVFVGDVLSCYAKIISVGKTSITTQIEVTALRLNDGGFRETIHVTSAIATYVSVTKDGLKKPIDERLKQLHGF; encoded by the coding sequence ATGGATATTTTAAAAGATTTTGGTGAGCCGCGTATCAAACAAGTTATGTTGCCAAAGGATACAAACTCAGCTGGAAATATTTTTGGTGGCTGGATAATGAGTCAGATCGACCTTGCAGGTGCACAAGCTGCAAGAGAAATTTCTCCCGAGCGCGTTGTGACGATTTCTATGAAAGAGATCATTTTCAAGCAACCTGTCTTTGTTGGCGATGTGCTAAGCTGCTACGCTAAAATCATCTCTGTTGGCAAAACTTCGATAACAACGCAAATAGAAGTGACTGCACTTAGGCTAAATGACGGTGGCTTTAGAGAGACTATACATGTCACAAGCGCTATTGCAACCTACGTCAGTGTAACAAAAGATGGACTTAAAAAGCCAATCGATGAGAGACTAAAACAGCTTCATGGATTTTAA
- a CDS encoding formate/nitrite transporter family protein: protein MLNPAETAQAVSSSMEHKAHMPLTSIIFLAIMAGAAIAMGDIFWAHSTVGMAENQSIGLSNFIGGITFSCGLMMVVFYGGHLFTSSVLSGVSAYEGKLKLGKTIGYWAIVWIFNFVGGALIAYMYYYSGLPLKYDGYILQHFIPAGIGKITAPFHELFIRGIFCNVFVCMSIWTATSESNLSGKFFAIMWMIGAFVACSMEHCVANMFIITEAIISKAHYIAANGGDIAAAAAALGHGITAEKLEVLNWGNFIGKNLVPVTLGNICGGLFFVGLVGFMANKFDMKKKA, encoded by the coding sequence ATGTTAAATCCGGCAGAAACCGCTCAAGCGGTCTCAAGCTCTATGGAGCATAAGGCTCATATGCCGCTTACTAGTATTATCTTCCTTGCTATCATGGCTGGAGCTGCTATTGCTATGGGTGATATTTTTTGGGCTCACTCGACAGTTGGTATGGCTGAAAATCAGTCTATTGGTCTTTCAAATTTTATCGGCGGTATCACATTTAGCTGTGGCCTTATGATGGTTGTCTTTTATGGCGGACATCTTTTTACAAGCTCAGTTTTAAGTGGCGTTAGCGCATATGAAGGAAAGCTAAAACTAGGTAAGACTATCGGATACTGGGCTATCGTTTGGATATTTAACTTCGTTGGCGGCGCACTGATCGCTTATATGTACTACTATTCAGGCTTGCCACTAAAGTATGATGGCTACATCTTACAGCACTTTATACCAGCTGGTATTGGCAAGATTACAGCACCATTTCATGAGCTATTTATCCGCGGAATTTTTTGTAACGTCTTTGTTTGTATGTCTATTTGGACTGCGACAAGTGAGAGCAATCTATCTGGTAAATTCTTTGCTATTATGTGGATGATCGGCGCATTTGTAGCTTGCTCTATGGAGCACTGCGTGGCAAATATGTTCATCATCACTGAAGCCATCATCTCAAAAGCTCACTATATAGCAGCAAACGGCGGAGATATCGCTGCTGCAGCTGCAGCTTTAGGACATGGAATTACGGCTGAAAAACTAGAAGTTTTAAACTGGGGAAATTTCATCGGTAAAAACTTAGTTCCAGTTACACTTGGTAATATCTGTGGCGGACTTTTCTTTGTTGGTTTAGTTGGCTTTATGGCGAATAAATTTGATATGAAGAAAAAAGCTTAA
- the hyfE gene encoding hydrogenase 4 membrane subunit: MQTLDILAICMIVTSLAVFGLRSLKLSIIAYAIETLLLVSIFFLLSEKFNAEQLKTWAIVAFFTKVLLVPGILFWLIKKLGVVSEDEPVGGFFVSPVIAMGFSLALSMSIHPIFLKFSLIKEEIMLIAAGTVFMMGIFGFMLRNSFIKQILAYCLFENGIHLSLALMAYNSHELVELGILTDAIFAVIIMSVLAIRFYKAYDSLDTSKASNLRG; this comes from the coding sequence ATGCAAACACTTGATATTTTAGCCATTTGCATGATCGTAACTTCGCTTGCAGTTTTTGGTCTTAGAAGCTTGAAACTCTCAATCATCGCTTATGCGATTGAGACACTACTTTTAGTTAGCATATTTTTCTTGCTATCTGAGAAATTTAACGCCGAGCAGCTCAAAACTTGGGCGATAGTTGCATTTTTTACCAAAGTTTTGCTTGTGCCAGGAATTTTATTCTGGCTTATCAAAAAACTTGGCGTAGTTAGCGAAGATGAGCCAGTTGGTGGATTTTTTGTAAGTCCTGTTATTGCTATGGGATTTTCTCTAGCTCTTTCAATGAGTATCCACCCTATATTTTTAAAATTCTCTCTTATCAAAGAAGAGATCATGCTAATCGCTGCTGGAACGGTCTTTATGATGGGAATTTTTGGTTTTATGCTAAGAAACTCATTTATAAAACAAATTCTAGCTTACTGCTTGTTTGAAAACGGTATCCACCTAAGCCTTGCTCTAATGGCTTATAACTCACATGAGTTAGTCGAGCTTGGAATTTTAACAGATGCGATATTTGCCGTTATCATCATGAGTGTCTTAGCGATTAGATTTTATAAAGCTTATGATAGCTTAGATACTTCTAAAGCTTCAAATTTAAGGGGTTAG
- a CDS encoding respiratory chain complex I subunit 1 family protein encodes MQTILLMIFQVVVIVLVAPLFDGMARKLRARLQSKQGSDFFQTYRDIIKLFRRGRTVPECSHWVFRWAPFFLFATSAAVLAAIPITYSKDTVFGAYSDIFVILYLGALLRFVFGAASMDSGNPFAATGGGREQMLGVYVEPVMIMCLIVVMLAAKTSNLIEIQEMVKTGVIGYQIPSFAVASIAFLWCMYVETGRKPFDVAEAEQELQEGLLGEYAGSDLGLVQASLILKQFAMIGLFLTIFEPWNFSNPFLAIIIFVIKTGVFYVAAVFIDNFGPRFKMTSSLRKNALGALAISFVALTLYVVGV; translated from the coding sequence ATGCAAACTATACTTTTAATGATATTTCAAGTAGTCGTTATCGTTTTGGTAGCTCCTTTGTTTGATGGTATGGCAAGAAAACTAAGAGCTAGACTTCAATCAAAACAAGGTAGCGATTTCTTTCAAACATATCGCGATATTATAAAACTCTTTAGAAGAGGAAGAACTGTGCCTGAGTGCTCTCACTGGGTATTTAGATGGGCTCCATTTTTCCTTTTTGCAACTTCAGCTGCAGTTCTAGCTGCTATACCTATAACATATAGCAAAGATACTGTTTTTGGAGCGTATTCAGATATATTTGTGATCCTCTATCTTGGCGCATTGCTTAGATTTGTATTTGGTGCAGCTTCAATGGATAGCGGCAACCCATTTGCAGCAACAGGCGGCGGCAGGGAGCAAATGCTAGGCGTATATGTCGAGCCAGTTATGATTATGTGTCTAATCGTAGTAATGCTTGCAGCTAAAACATCAAATTTAATTGAGATCCAAGAGATGGTAAAAACCGGTGTTATCGGATATCAGATCCCAAGTTTTGCCGTAGCTTCTATCGCATTTTTATGGTGCATGTATGTTGAGACTGGCAGAAAACCATTTGACGTAGCTGAAGCAGAACAAGAGCTTCAAGAAGGCTTGCTTGGCGAGTACGCAGGTAGCGACCTTGGTTTAGTTCAAGCATCACTTATATTAAAACAGTTTGCTATGATCGGACTTTTCCTAACTATATTTGAGCCATGGAATTTTAGCAATCCTTTCTTAGCTATCATCATTTTTGTGATAAAAACCGGAGTATTTTACGTAGCAGCTGTCTTTATAGACAACTTTGGTCCACGCTTTAAAATGACTTCATCTTTACGCAAAAATGCGCTTGGTGCACTTGCTATCTCGTTTGTTGCACTAACACTTTATGTAGTAGGAGTGTGA
- a CDS encoding Crp/Fnr family transcriptional regulator has translation MKKSRLGLLQTQITKILTQNELDKFEYKELPKTSIIYTEEIKIIILKSGCAKLSFFEDGEEFILYHLEASNIAVLDDNCAFEVLEDAEIYTINLNKIGEILSNANVADEILKAVLNAVIVQRQIIKSILFEDAKGRIANFLIELAKEQDLKQNGYHYIFLPFSLKVLSSFVGLKRQSASTAFNELIKDDIIRKITPHEFLIIDYEKLESYTN, from the coding sequence ATGAAAAAATCACGTCTAGGTCTTTTGCAAACACAAATCACAAAGATCCTAACTCAAAATGAGCTTGATAAATTTGAGTATAAAGAGCTACCAAAAACAAGCATAATCTACACCGAAGAGATCAAGATCATTATCTTAAAAAGTGGCTGTGCAAAGCTCTCATTTTTTGAAGATGGAGAAGAATTTATCCTTTATCATTTAGAAGCGAGCAACATCGCCGTACTTGATGATAATTGTGCTTTTGAAGTGCTTGAAGATGCTGAAATTTATACTATAAATTTAAACAAAATAGGTGAAATTTTATCAAATGCAAATGTCGCAGATGAAATTTTAAAAGCTGTGCTAAATGCAGTGATCGTGCAACGCCAAATCATAAAATCCATACTTTTTGAAGATGCAAAAGGTAGGATTGCAAATTTTTTGATCGAGCTTGCAAAGGAGCAAGATCTAAAGCAAAATGGATATCACTACATATTTTTGCCATTTTCTCTAAAGGTGCTCTCAAGCTTTGTGGGGCTCAAACGTCAAAGCGCTTCAACTGCTTTTAATGAGCTTATAAAAGATGACATCATAAGAAAGATCACACCACACGAGTTTTTAATAATTGATTATGAAAAACTTGAAAGTTACACAAACTAA
- a CDS encoding formate hydrogenlyase complex iron-sulfur subunit: protein MMKLFDITEKYGKATYAYPFEPYIVPENFRGQPNYTYDLCIGCAACGIACPSNAIELKMNEEQTKLVWEFDCGRCIFCGRCDEVCPTGAVRLSDSFELAVKFDKSALIQRGELEMQTCKCCGKPFTPKRLINFTLEKLGTANLLPGRLEEAKDYLYICPECKKNQSAERLTKGIEEAIK from the coding sequence ATGATGAAGTTATTTGACATCACAGAAAAATATGGAAAGGCGACATACGCCTATCCATTTGAGCCATATATTGTTCCTGAAAATTTCCGTGGTCAGCCAAACTATACATACGATCTTTGTATAGGTTGTGCAGCTTGCGGTATCGCTTGCCCTAGTAACGCGATAGAGCTTAAGATGAACGAGGAGCAAACAAAGCTTGTTTGGGAATTTGACTGCGGACGTTGTATATTTTGCGGTCGCTGCGATGAGGTTTGCCCAACTGGAGCTGTAAGACTTAGCGATAGCTTTGAGCTTGCGGTTAAATTTGACAAGAGCGCTCTTATACAAAGGGGTGAGCTTGAGATGCAAACTTGCAAATGCTGTGGCAAGCCATTTACACCAAAAAGGCTTATAAATTTCACCCTTGAAAAGCTTGGCACAGCAAATTTACTCCCAGGCAGACTCGAAGAGGCAAAAGACTACCTTTATATCTGCCCAGAGTGCAAGAAAAATCAATCTGCTGAGAGGCTAACAAAAGGCATTGAGGAGGCTATAAAATGA
- a CDS encoding formate hydrogenlyase maturation HycH family protein, with translation MIQVYKLTKRHMDDNDKLPRELKEIKIFSTCVGHGVGTIDFSEKILELSDEEFDEMIKNSGEYVKFKIGNLSKYFEVEIFAEHIAKLLPQLCECKLKEILANLKEGYIVLRKDF, from the coding sequence ATGATACAAGTTTATAAGCTTACAAAAAGGCATATGGACGACAACGACAAGCTTCCACGCGAGCTAAAGGAGATAAAAATTTTCTCCACTTGCGTGGGACATGGCGTTGGCACGATTGATTTTAGCGAGAAAATTTTAGAGCTAAGCGATGAGGAATTTGACGAGATGATCAAAAACTCAGGCGAATACGTGAAATTTAAAATCGGAAATTTAAGCAAATATTTTGAAGTTGAAATTTTTGCCGAGCATATCGCTAAACTCTTGCCGCAGCTTTGTGAGTGTAAGCTTAAAGAAATTTTGGCAAATTTAAAAGAGGGATATATCGTGCTTAGGAAGGACTTTTGA
- a CDS encoding NADH-quinone oxidoreductase subunit B family protein, with protein MSLYQVPEDIKTANDLTAKLEHLKNIKRSFSVYRIDCGSCNGCEIEIFAAITPMWDPERFGFKLVANPRHADILLCTGPVTRQMYYPLLRAYEATPDPKIVVALGACGSSGGIFHDAYSVWGGIDKIIPVDVYIPGCPPHPASIIYGLGMALGIIDQKLHKKSYEEDNTLPPSVEKSVIGDILFERDLQAESRRLMSYIFGRILFEKYMNAIKCSKDVHDPSISREAVLTAIKKEEDPRYAECMGLLHNDVYLKYAKADKSFAIDVDSEVWSKR; from the coding sequence ATGAGTCTATATCAAGTCCCAGAGGACATAAAAACAGCAAATGATCTAACTGCAAAGCTAGAGCATCTAAAAAATATCAAAAGAAGCTTTAGCGTTTATAGGATCGACTGCGGAAGCTGTAACGGCTGTGAGATAGAAATTTTTGCAGCTATTACGCCGATGTGGGATCCTGAGCGTTTTGGCTTTAAACTTGTAGCAAACCCAAGACACGCTGATATTTTGCTTTGCACCGGTCCTGTAACAAGACAGATGTATTATCCACTTCTTCGTGCTTATGAGGCGACCCCAGATCCTAAGATCGTAGTTGCTCTTGGTGCGTGCGGAAGCAGTGGCGGAATTTTCCATGACGCTTATAGCGTTTGGGGTGGCATCGATAAGATAATCCCAGTCGATGTCTATATCCCAGGCTGTCCTCCACATCCAGCAAGCATTATTTACGGCCTTGGCATGGCTCTTGGTATCATCGATCAAAAACTTCATAAAAAAAGCTATGAGGAAGATAACACATTGCCACCTTCAGTTGAGAAGTCGGTCATAGGCGATATCTTGTTTGAGCGTGACTTGCAAGCTGAAAGTAGAAGGCTAATGAGCTATATCTTTGGTAGAATCCTTTTTGAAAAATATATGAATGCTATCAAATGTTCAAAAGATGTCCATGACCCAAGCATTTCAAGAGAGGCTGTGCTTACAGCTATCAAAAAAGAGGAAGATCCTAGATATGCTGAGTGCATGGGGCTTTTGCATAATGATGTCTATCTAAAATATGCAAAAGCTGATAAAAGCTTTGCGATAGACGTTGATAGCGAGGTTTGGAGTAAGAGATGA